One segment of Herbaspirillum hiltneri N3 DNA contains the following:
- the pdeM gene encoding ligase-associated DNA damage response endonuclease PdeM: MTAAHSAEGGALDVTVFGEQLSLLSQRALLWRARKMLIVADIHFGKAAAFRAGGIPVPHGTTRANLDALDALVAAHEVAHIVFLGDFLHARTARAPATMLALQRWRERHPDLQLTLVRGNHDRHAGDPPPQLDVDVVDEPWRVGPLALCHHPQEAVDAYVLAGHIHPVVRLAVGRDSLRLPCFVFGAKQATLPAFGAFTGGYDVRGEQGEQLFVCTDDRVFAYPRSP; the protein is encoded by the coding sequence ATGACGGCTGCTCATTCAGCCGAAGGCGGTGCGCTGGACGTCACTGTGTTCGGCGAGCAACTGAGCTTGCTATCGCAACGCGCCTTGCTGTGGCGCGCGCGCAAGATGCTGATCGTGGCCGACATCCATTTTGGCAAGGCGGCGGCGTTCCGCGCCGGCGGCATCCCGGTGCCGCACGGCACCACGCGCGCCAACCTGGACGCGCTGGATGCCCTGGTCGCGGCACATGAGGTCGCGCACATCGTATTCCTCGGCGATTTCCTGCACGCCAGGACCGCACGCGCACCGGCCACCATGCTGGCCTTGCAGCGCTGGCGCGAGCGTCATCCTGATTTGCAGCTGACACTGGTGCGCGGCAATCATGATCGCCATGCCGGCGACCCGCCGCCGCAGCTGGACGTGGACGTCGTCGATGAGCCGTGGCGGGTCGGGCCGCTGGCCTTGTGCCATCACCCGCAGGAAGCGGTGGATGCCTACGTGCTGGCGGGACATATCCATCCCGTCGTGCGGCTGGCGGTGGGGCGTGATTCGCTGCGGCTGCCGTGTTTCGTCTTTGGCGCGAAGCAGGCAACGCTGCCGGCCTTCGGTGCGTTCACCGGCGGGTATGACGTCCGCGGGGAGCAGGGCGAACAATTATTCGTCTGCACCGACGACCGCGTGTTTGCCTATCCGCGCTCACCCTGA
- a CDS encoding nucleoside hydrolase, with the protein MQKIWLDTDPGFDDWLAMLLLSANLDVEWLGVSVVAGNAPLSVTYDNALRIRKHYHLEVPVYAGCEAPLSGAVETAQCILGDDGMATTGEPLPTVDIGQVERELEQQQKRSPLPHAVDALIEAVRRHPGQLTLMCIAPLTNIATALQRAPDIAPQIREIILMGGSADQGNHTAAAEFNIYADPEAADIVFNAGVPLRMFGLNLCRQLLVTATEVQQVRALGTLRAKWLAGYFEAYLRIRSPDGSVPMPMYDPAVAIYLRRPELFSFKPARVDIELQGKLTRGMTVCEFRVPRRAAANVEVAMTVDGERAMACMMQELLGAL; encoded by the coding sequence ATGCAAAAAATATGGCTCGATACCGATCCCGGATTTGACGACTGGCTCGCCATGCTGCTGCTGTCGGCCAACCTCGACGTCGAATGGCTGGGCGTCTCGGTGGTGGCCGGCAATGCACCGCTGTCGGTGACCTACGACAACGCCCTGCGCATCCGCAAGCACTATCACCTGGAAGTGCCGGTCTATGCCGGCTGCGAAGCGCCGCTCAGCGGCGCCGTCGAGACCGCCCAGTGCATCCTCGGCGACGACGGCATGGCCACCACTGGAGAACCTTTGCCGACAGTGGATATCGGCCAGGTCGAACGCGAACTGGAACAGCAGCAAAAGCGCAGCCCGCTGCCGCACGCCGTGGATGCACTGATCGAAGCGGTGCGCCGGCATCCCGGCCAGCTCACGCTGATGTGCATTGCGCCGCTGACCAATATCGCCACCGCTTTGCAGCGCGCCCCCGACATCGCTCCGCAGATCAGGGAGATCATCCTCATGGGCGGTTCGGCCGACCAGGGTAATCACACCGCTGCGGCGGAGTTCAACATCTACGCCGATCCCGAAGCCGCCGATATCGTCTTCAACGCCGGCGTGCCGTTGCGCATGTTCGGGCTCAACCTGTGCCGCCAGTTGCTGGTGACCGCGACCGAAGTGCAGCAAGTACGCGCACTCGGCACCCTGCGGGCCAAATGGCTGGCAGGCTATTTCGAAGCTTACCTGCGCATCCGCAGTCCCGACGGCTCGGTGCCGATGCCGATGTACGACCCGGCAGTCGCGATCTATCTGCGCCGTCCGGAGCTGTTCAGCTTCAAGCCTGCCCGCGTGGACATCGAACTGCAGGGCAAGCTGACGCGCGGCATGACGGTGTGCGAATTCCGTGTTCCGCGCCGCGCCGCAGCCAATGTCGAGGTCGCCATGACGGTCGACGGCGAGCGCGCCATGGCCTGCATGATGCAGGAGTTGCTTGGCGCCCTGTAG
- a CDS encoding ABC transporter permease: protein MLVMPALIFTVVCFLLPVLALLLEAFRVDAPAAHWGLGRFADFFAEPLNRQVFLRTLRIAALVTLVSALLSYPAAQAIVRVAPRYRGMVLGMMILPLMVSPIARTYAWIVLFGRNGAINSVLLSLGLADEPQRLLFSEMAVFVGLLQLLLPLMLMSLVSSMENLSRDITLAASTLGANAWQVFTRVTLPLTQEGLIVGGTLVFTGCVTAYVTPALLGGPKVLMLETLLYQKVSVESDFGTANVIAVILVLMTLAVNAGLKRISSSRSTV, encoded by the coding sequence ATGCTCGTCATGCCGGCGTTGATCTTCACGGTGGTGTGTTTCCTGCTGCCGGTGCTGGCCCTGCTGCTGGAAGCCTTCCGCGTCGACGCGCCGGCGGCGCATTGGGGTCTGGGACGCTTTGCCGATTTCTTCGCCGAGCCGCTCAATCGCCAGGTGTTCCTGCGTACGCTGCGCATCGCCGCGCTGGTGACGCTGGTGTCGGCGCTGCTGTCCTATCCGGCCGCCCAGGCCATCGTGCGTGTCGCGCCTCGCTATCGCGGCATGGTGCTGGGCATGATGATCCTGCCGCTGATGGTGTCGCCGATTGCGCGCACCTACGCCTGGATCGTGCTGTTCGGCCGCAACGGCGCCATCAACTCCGTCCTGCTCTCGCTGGGCCTGGCCGATGAGCCGCAACGCCTGCTGTTCAGCGAGATGGCGGTGTTCGTCGGCCTGCTGCAATTGCTGCTGCCGCTGATGCTCATGTCGCTGGTGAGTTCGATGGAAAACCTCTCGCGCGACATCACGCTGGCAGCCTCCACGCTCGGCGCCAACGCCTGGCAGGTCTTCACGCGCGTGACCCTGCCGCTGACGCAGGAAGGACTGATCGTCGGCGGCACGCTGGTGTTCACCGGCTGCGTCACCGCCTACGTCACGCCGGCCTTGCTGGGCGGACCCAAGGTGCTGATGCTGGAAACGCTGCTGTACCAGAAGGTCAGCGTGGAAAGCGACTTCGGCACCGCCAATGTCATCGCGGTGATCCTGGTGCTCATGACGCTGGCCGTCAACGCCGGATTGAAACGCATCTCTTCCAGCCGGAGCACAGTATGA
- a CDS encoding ABC transporter permease, which translates to MKEGLFSRAMLWLVFLFLLGPFVIVFLAGFSAGDTLAFPPASYSLRWIGEVLVADEFQRAFCTSLEIGLLATVIALLLGVPVAYAMSRMPPPGMGAIKQVLTSPLIIPAMLVGLGLLRHFVLVADAPVFLGLLVGHIGLLTPYAVRVVYASLVNLRVDIEEAAVTLGASRLQTFFLIVLPNIRSAVIAAFFLAFVTSFNQVPVSLFLTGPGISTLPIEMLGHMENSFDPSIAALSTLLVLFTMAFVLVTEKVLGISKYM; encoded by the coding sequence ATGAAAGAAGGTTTGTTTTCGCGCGCCATGCTGTGGCTGGTGTTCCTGTTCTTGCTGGGGCCGTTCGTCATCGTGTTCCTGGCCGGCTTCAGCGCCGGCGACACGCTGGCGTTCCCACCGGCTTCGTATTCGCTGCGCTGGATCGGCGAAGTGCTGGTCGCAGACGAGTTCCAGCGCGCCTTCTGCACAAGCCTGGAAATCGGCCTGCTCGCCACCGTCATCGCGCTGCTGCTCGGCGTGCCGGTGGCCTACGCCATGTCGCGCATGCCGCCGCCCGGCATGGGGGCGATCAAGCAGGTCCTGACCTCGCCGCTGATCATTCCCGCCATGCTGGTGGGACTGGGCCTGTTGCGCCACTTCGTGCTGGTGGCCGATGCGCCGGTGTTCCTCGGCCTGCTGGTCGGCCACATCGGTCTGCTTACGCCGTATGCCGTGCGCGTGGTCTATGCCAGCCTGGTCAACCTGCGCGTTGACATCGAGGAAGCCGCCGTCACCTTGGGCGCATCGCGCCTGCAGACCTTCTTCCTGATCGTGCTGCCGAACATCCGCAGCGCCGTGATCGCCGCATTCTTCCTGGCGTTCGTGACCTCGTTCAACCAGGTGCCGGTCTCGCTGTTCCTGACCGGTCCGGGCATCAGCACCTTGCCGATCGAAATGCTGGGCCATATGGAAAACAGTTTCGATCCTTCCATCGCGGCGTTGTCGACGCTGCTGGTTCTGTTCACCATGGCCTTCGTGCTGGTGACGGAAAAGGTGCTGGGCATTTCAAAATACATGTGA
- a CDS encoding adenosine deaminase family protein has product MLDAEIDTAGPLNLEQFVRALPKMELHCHLFGTVRRQTFIDLSVKAGNRISHDEIETFYTRGEKPVGVLRVLRALDAHLIQGPSDLHRITYEYLEDVHRHGVRYTEFFWNPTGTVRVSGISYASAQAAIVLAIRDAQRDFGVIGRLIPSIDREASPDEAVAMVEWMCAHRQPEVIGIGMDYRENDRPPELFWKAYRDARAAGFRTTAHAGEFGMPWMNVESAIDLLKVDRIDHGYTVVDNPAFLQKCKERGMIFTVVPTNSYYLRTLEPARWALDHPIRAMVRAGLRVHPNTDDPTLHLVTPTRAWLMMMEFGFGIDDMHGFMLNGLDAAWIDDDQRRQWRQEWSAAFESLRGRLAM; this is encoded by the coding sequence ATGCTTGACGCGGAAATCGACACGGCCGGTCCCCTGAACCTGGAGCAGTTCGTGCGCGCCCTGCCCAAGATGGAGCTGCATTGCCATCTGTTTGGCACGGTGCGTCGCCAGACGTTCATCGACCTGTCCGTCAAGGCCGGCAACCGCATCTCGCACGACGAGATCGAGACCTTCTATACGCGCGGCGAAAAGCCGGTCGGCGTGCTGCGCGTGTTGCGCGCACTCGACGCCCACCTGATCCAGGGACCGTCCGACCTGCATCGCATCACCTACGAATATCTGGAAGATGTGCATCGCCACGGTGTGCGCTACACCGAGTTCTTCTGGAACCCGACCGGCACCGTGCGCGTTTCCGGCATCAGCTACGCCTCGGCGCAGGCCGCCATCGTGCTGGCGATTCGCGACGCGCAGCGCGACTTCGGCGTGATCGGCCGGCTGATTCCCAGCATCGACCGGGAAGCCAGCCCCGACGAAGCGGTGGCGATGGTCGAATGGATGTGCGCGCATCGCCAGCCGGAAGTGATCGGCATCGGCATGGATTATCGCGAGAACGACCGGCCGCCGGAACTGTTCTGGAAAGCCTATCGCGACGCGCGCGCCGCCGGCTTCCGCACTACCGCGCATGCCGGCGAGTTCGGCATGCCGTGGATGAACGTGGAAAGCGCGATCGATCTGCTCAAGGTCGATCGCATCGATCACGGCTATACGGTGGTCGACAATCCGGCCTTCCTGCAGAAATGCAAAGAGCGCGGCATGATCTTCACGGTGGTGCCGACCAATTCCTACTATCTGCGTACGCTGGAACCGGCGCGCTGGGCGCTGGACCACCCGATCCGCGCGATGGTGCGCGCCGGCCTGCGCGTGCATCCGAATACCGACGACCCGACGCTGCATCTGGTGACCCCGACGCGCGCCTGGCTGATGATGATGGAATTCGGTTTCGGCATCGACGACATGCACGGCTTCATGCTCAACGGCCTGGACGCCGCCTGGATCGACGACGACCAGCGTCGCCAATGGCGGCAGGAATGGAGCGCTGCGTTCGAATCCCTGCGCGGCCGGCTCGCGATGTAA
- a CDS encoding ATP-dependent DNA ligase, with the protein MRDFAHLYAELDATTATSRKLEALQAYFRHADAADAAWAVYFLAGGKPRQAVPTKLLRHCAMQYAQLDEWLFDECYQAVGDLAETIAHVLPPATRDDDLGLSLWMEQRVAPLRGADAETVRAALFSYWDVLDWQGRFLLSKLIGGGFRVGVSKLLVTRALAVVAGVDAKTVAQRLVGWTDRGTRPTAAGFAELIAPPSEADRQRRGGQPYPFFLAHPLLADPATLGDPGEWQIEWKYDGIRAQLVHREGRSWLWSRGEELITDRFPELAQLPLPEGVVIDGEIVIRRGGGSDGNEGVIAPFADLQKRIGRKTLSARLLADLPAALIAYDLLELDGQDLRGRPQQERRALLEKLAADVPGLTLAPVIGPAEAADWSALATLRESARARGVEGMMLKAKSSHYGIGRTKNVGTWWKWKIDPYSVDAVLIYAQSGHGRRASLYTDYTFAVWDAEDAAGERRLVPFAKAYSGLTDAEIARVDRIIRSSTVEKFGPVRSVKPSMVFEIGFEGIAASPRHKAGIAVRFPRILRIRDDKPIAEADSLSTLQALLSEAEGHHAARTA; encoded by the coding sequence ATGCGTGACTTCGCCCACCTGTATGCGGAACTCGATGCCACCACCGCGACCAGCCGCAAGCTCGAGGCGCTGCAGGCTTACTTTCGCCATGCCGACGCCGCCGATGCGGCATGGGCGGTGTATTTCCTGGCCGGCGGCAAGCCGCGCCAGGCGGTGCCGACAAAGTTGCTGCGCCACTGCGCGATGCAATATGCGCAGCTCGACGAATGGCTGTTCGATGAGTGTTACCAGGCCGTCGGCGACCTGGCCGAAACCATCGCCCACGTCCTGCCGCCCGCCACGCGCGACGACGATCTCGGACTGAGCCTGTGGATGGAGCAGCGCGTGGCACCCTTGCGCGGCGCCGATGCCGAAACCGTCCGCGCGGCGCTGTTCTCGTATTGGGACGTGCTCGACTGGCAGGGCCGTTTCCTGCTCAGCAAGCTGATCGGCGGCGGCTTCCGGGTCGGCGTCTCGAAACTGCTGGTCACGCGCGCGCTGGCCGTGGTTGCCGGCGTCGACGCCAAGACCGTCGCGCAGCGCCTGGTCGGCTGGACCGACCGCGGCACGCGGCCCACCGCAGCCGGCTTCGCCGAGTTGATTGCACCGCCGTCCGAAGCCGATCGCCAGCGTCGCGGCGGCCAGCCTTATCCCTTCTTCCTGGCGCATCCCTTGCTGGCCGATCCCGCCACGCTGGGCGATCCCGGCGAATGGCAGATCGAATGGAAATATGACGGCATCCGCGCACAGCTGGTGCATCGTGAAGGACGCAGCTGGCTGTGGTCGCGCGGCGAGGAACTGATCACCGACCGCTTTCCGGAACTGGCGCAGTTGCCGCTGCCCGAGGGCGTGGTCATCGACGGGGAGATCGTGATCCGGCGCGGAGGCGGCAGCGATGGCAATGAAGGTGTCATTGCGCCCTTCGCCGACCTGCAAAAGCGCATCGGCCGCAAGACGCTGTCGGCCAGATTGTTGGCCGATCTGCCGGCGGCGCTAATCGCCTACGATCTGCTCGAACTGGACGGGCAGGACCTGCGCGGCAGGCCGCAGCAGGAGCGACGTGCACTGCTGGAAAAACTCGCTGCAGACGTCCCCGGCCTGACCCTCGCCCCCGTGATCGGCCCCGCCGAAGCCGCCGACTGGAGCGCGCTGGCGACCCTGCGCGAAAGCGCTCGCGCACGCGGCGTCGAGGGCATGATGCTGAAGGCGAAATCGTCGCACTACGGCATCGGCCGCACCAAGAACGTCGGCACCTGGTGGAAGTGGAAGATCGATCCCTACTCGGTCGACGCCGTCCTGATCTATGCGCAAAGCGGCCACGGCCGGCGCGCTTCGCTGTACACCGACTACACCTTTGCCGTGTGGGATGCCGAAGATGCGGCCGGAGAGCGCCGGCTGGTGCCCTTCGCGAAGGCCTATTCCGGATTGACCGATGCCGAGATCGCACGCGTCGACCGCATCATCCGCAGCAGCACCGTGGAAAAGTTCGGACCGGTGCGCAGCGTCAAGCCGAGCATGGTGTTCGAAATCGGCTTTGAAGGCATCGCCGCCTCGCCGCGCCACAAGGCCGGCATCGCGGTGCGCTTCCCGCGCATCCTGCGTATCCGCGACGACAAACCGATCGCGGAGGCGGACAGCCTGTCGACCTTGCAAGCCTTGCTCAGCGAAGCGGAAGGACATCATGCTGCGCGCACGGCCTGA
- a CDS encoding ligase-associated DNA damage response exonuclease, translating into MSDLVVVRKEGLYCVPGDFYIDPWRPVDRAVITHAHADHARTGHGHYLATADGAGILRARLGEIRLDALRYGESVTHNGVALSLHPAGHVLGSAQLRMEYRGEVWVASGDYKLEQDGTCAPFESVRCDTFITESTFGMPIYRWQPQAEIFGDINAWWRRNAGEGRTSVLFCYAFGKAQRILHGLDPTIGSIVCHGAVTPLNALYREAGVALPPTLAVSDVEDKSVLRQALVLAPPSAAGSPWMRRFGDYSDAFASGWMRLRGSRRRRGVDRGFILSDHADWPGLLSAIAATSASRIIVTHGQIPIMVRWLRQNGLDAGSFDTEYGGEEEVETDKEHEEEKGAGGHA; encoded by the coding sequence ATGAGCGACCTGGTCGTGGTGCGCAAGGAAGGCCTGTATTGCGTTCCCGGTGATTTCTATATCGACCCCTGGCGTCCGGTGGACCGCGCCGTGATCACGCACGCCCACGCCGACCATGCCCGTACCGGGCACGGCCACTATCTGGCGACCGCCGACGGCGCCGGCATCCTGCGCGCACGTCTCGGCGAGATCCGTCTGGATGCTTTGCGCTACGGCGAATCGGTTACCCATAACGGCGTCGCATTGTCGCTGCATCCGGCCGGCCACGTGCTCGGTTCGGCGCAATTGCGCATGGAATACCGCGGTGAGGTCTGGGTCGCCTCCGGCGATTACAAGCTGGAACAGGACGGCACCTGCGCGCCGTTCGAGAGCGTGCGCTGCGATACCTTCATTACCGAATCGACCTTCGGCATGCCGATTTACCGCTGGCAGCCGCAGGCCGAGATATTCGGCGACATCAACGCCTGGTGGCGTCGCAATGCCGGGGAGGGTCGCACCAGCGTGCTGTTCTGCTACGCCTTCGGCAAGGCCCAGCGCATCTTGCACGGACTTGATCCGACTATCGGCAGCATCGTTTGCCACGGCGCCGTGACGCCGCTCAACGCGCTCTACCGCGAAGCCGGCGTAGCTTTGCCGCCAACCCTGGCGGTCAGCGACGTCGAGGACAAATCGGTGTTGCGGCAAGCGCTGGTGCTGGCGCCGCCATCGGCTGCCGGGTCACCGTGGATGCGCCGTTTCGGCGACTACAGCGACGCCTTCGCCAGCGGCTGGATGCGCCTGCGCGGATCGCGCCGGCGACGCGGCGTCGATCGCGGGTTCATCCTGTCCGATCACGCCGACTGGCCCGGCCTGCTCAGCGCCATCGCTGCCACCAGCGCATCGCGCATCATCGTCACGCATGGACAAATTCCGATCATGGTGCGCTGGCTGCGACAGAACGGCCTCGATGCCGGCTCCTTCGATACCGAATACGGCGGCGAAGAAGAGGTGGAGACCGATAAAGAGCATGAGGAAGAGAAAGGGGCAGGCGGCCATGCGTGA
- a CDS encoding ligase-associated DNA damage response DEXH box helicase yields MLRARPDDTGDEVPPVAARSRSTPVERWFAAQGWKIFAFQRDTWQAALRGESGLLHASTGSGKTYAVWFAALQHAVPALAKAGPLPLTDMPAAGARRTRAINQTGLRILWITPMRALASDTARALEAPLNALLPAWTIGSRTGDTSGSERARQLRSLPSALITTPESLSLLLSQDDAAARFGKLDAVIVDEWHELMGSKRGVQTQLALARLRRWRPQLMVWGLSATLGNLQQSKDALLGEGRGVLVQGKTRKKIVVDTLIPAHPSRFAWAGHLGLQMLPAVAAEIDGHASTLVFTNTRSQAELWYQNLLAARPDWAGLIALHHGSLDREVRDWVELAIKNGQLKAVVCTSSLDLGVDFAPVERVLQIGSARGVARLLQRAGRSGHSPGRVSRVTLVPTNTLELLEAAGARHAVAAGQVEQRPVPDTPLDVLVQHLVTIALGGGFRSQELFDEVRTAYSYRALRPDQWQWALDFVARGGQSLTAYPEYQRVAPDADGVYRVPDAAIARRHRMSIGTIVSDASMQVQYLRGARIGTIEEGFIARLRAGDRFLFGGRMLEFVRVHEMTAYVRRATSGSGAVPRWQGGRLPLSSTLAHAVLDCLEEAAHDAYRGPEMQAMQPLLALQQQWSALPTARKLVVEHLHSREGHHLFFYPFAGRLVHVGLAALISYRLAQRRAATFSIAVNDYGFELLSATPIDVTDLFPAADMDGALFSSAHLLEDVIASLNATELTQRRFREIARISGLVFQGFPGQPKSTRQLQASASLFFEVFRKHDAGNLLLTQAQTEVLEQELELQRLRETLEELRGRSLQVCNIARATPFGFPLMVERFREKLSTEKLSDRVARMLQELEKAAAR; encoded by the coding sequence ATGCTGCGCGCACGGCCTGACGACACCGGCGACGAGGTTCCACCCGTTGCGGCAAGATCGCGCAGCACGCCGGTGGAGCGCTGGTTCGCCGCGCAAGGCTGGAAAATCTTCGCCTTCCAGCGCGACACCTGGCAAGCCGCCCTGCGCGGCGAGTCGGGCCTGCTGCATGCCAGCACGGGCTCCGGCAAAACCTATGCGGTCTGGTTCGCCGCCCTGCAGCATGCCGTACCGGCGTTGGCCAAAGCCGGTCCCTTGCCCTTGACGGATATGCCTGCCGCCGGCGCCAGGCGTACCAGGGCAATCAATCAGACCGGCCTGCGCATCCTGTGGATCACGCCGATGCGCGCGCTTGCGTCCGACACCGCGCGCGCATTGGAAGCGCCGCTGAACGCCTTGTTGCCCGCCTGGACCATCGGCAGCCGTACCGGCGATACCTCCGGCAGCGAACGCGCGCGCCAGCTGCGCAGCTTGCCGAGCGCATTGATCACCACCCCCGAAAGCCTGTCGCTGCTGCTGAGCCAGGATGACGCCGCCGCGCGGTTCGGCAAGCTTGACGCCGTCATCGTCGACGAATGGCATGAGCTCATGGGCAGCAAGCGCGGCGTGCAGACGCAACTGGCGCTGGCGCGTCTGCGCCGCTGGCGGCCGCAGCTGATGGTGTGGGGCTTGTCAGCCACACTGGGCAACCTGCAGCAGTCGAAGGACGCCCTGCTCGGAGAAGGGCGCGGCGTGCTGGTGCAAGGCAAGACGCGCAAGAAGATCGTGGTCGATACGCTGATTCCGGCGCATCCCTCGCGTTTCGCCTGGGCCGGCCATCTCGGCCTGCAGATGCTGCCGGCGGTCGCGGCGGAGATCGACGGCCACGCCAGCACGCTGGTCTTCACCAACACGCGCTCGCAGGCCGAGTTGTGGTACCAGAATCTGCTGGCGGCGCGGCCCGACTGGGCCGGGCTGATCGCGCTGCATCACGGCTCGCTGGACCGCGAGGTGCGCGACTGGGTCGAGCTGGCGATCAAGAACGGCCAGCTCAAAGCGGTGGTCTGCACTTCCAGCCTCGACCTCGGCGTCGACTTCGCGCCGGTCGAGCGCGTGCTGCAGATTGGCAGTGCACGCGGCGTCGCGCGCCTGCTGCAACGCGCCGGCCGCAGTGGTCACTCGCCCGGACGCGTGTCGCGCGTAACGCTGGTGCCGACCAACACGCTGGAATTGCTGGAAGCCGCCGGCGCGCGTCACGCCGTCGCCGCCGGCCAGGTCGAGCAACGTCCGGTGCCGGATACGCCGCTCGATGTGCTGGTCCAGCATCTGGTGACGATTGCGCTGGGCGGCGGCTTTCGTTCGCAGGAATTGTTCGACGAAGTGCGGACCGCCTATTCCTACCGCGCGCTGCGTCCCGACCAGTGGCAATGGGCGCTGGATTTCGTCGCGCGCGGCGGCCAGAGCCTGACCGCCTATCCGGAATATCAGCGGGTGGCGCCCGATGCCGACGGCGTCTATCGCGTGCCGGATGCGGCTATTGCACGCCGCCATCGCATGAGCATCGGCACCATCGTGTCCGACGCCAGCATGCAAGTGCAATACTTGCGGGGCGCGCGTATCGGCACCATCGAAGAAGGCTTCATCGCGCGTCTGCGTGCGGGTGACCGTTTCCTGTTCGGCGGTCGCATGCTGGAGTTCGTGCGGGTGCATGAAATGACCGCCTATGTGCGTCGCGCCACCAGCGGTTCCGGCGCCGTCCCGCGTTGGCAGGGCGGGCGCCTGCCGCTGTCGTCGACGCTGGCCCATGCCGTGCTCGATTGCCTGGAAGAAGCCGCGCACGACGCGTACCGCGGTCCCGAAATGCAGGCGATGCAGCCTTTGCTGGCCTTGCAGCAGCAATGGTCGGCGCTGCCCACTGCGCGCAAACTGGTGGTCGAACATCTGCACAGCCGGGAAGGCCATCATCTGTTTTTCTATCCGTTCGCCGGGAGACTGGTGCATGTCGGGTTGGCGGCATTGATTTCCTATCGGCTGGCGCAGCGGCGGGCTGCAACGTTTTCTATCGCGGTCAACGACTACGGTTTCGAATTGCTGAGCGCGACGCCGATCGACGTCACCGATCTCTTTCCGGCGGCGGACATGGACGGCGCCTTGTTCTCTTCGGCGCATTTGCTGGAAGACGTCATCGCCAGTCTCAACGCCACCGAACTGACCCAACGCCGCTTCCGTGAAATCGCGCGTATTTCCGGGCTGGTGTTCCAAGGGTTTCCCGGACAGCCGAAGAGCACGCGCCAGCTGCAGGCGTCGGCCAGCCTGTTCTTTGAGGTGTTCCGCAAACACGACGCCGGCAACCTGCTGCTGACGCAGGCGCAGACCGAAGTGCTGGAGCAGGAACTGGAATTGCAGCGCCTGCGCGAGACGCTGGAGGAACTGCGCGGCCGCAGCCTGCAGGTATGCAACATCGCGCGCGCGACGCCGTTCGGCTTTCCGCTGATGGTGGAGCGCTTCCGTGAAAAGCTGTCGACTGAAAAACTCAGCGATCGCGTGGCGCGTATGCTGCAGGAACTGGAAAAGGCGGCGGCGCGATGA
- a CDS encoding ABC transporter ATP-binding protein — MSYLELHQLALGYGKNKTAVEHLDLAVEQGELISLLGPSGCGKTTTMRAIAGLIDLRAGSIMLDGRDIGRLPPNKRNIGMVFQSYALFPHLNVFDNVAFGLRLRKVDAVTLRSKVERVIAAVGLSGFETRLPAQMSGGQQQRVALARAIVIEPKLLLLDEPLSNLDAKLRVQMRAELCRIQRELGITMLYVTHDQEEALALSDRIVVMNGGKIEQLDIPENLFNAPRTRFVANFMGFENLFDYREGFLHGEGGKLPFAVAPPAGTVCAGWRPERVTVGTGPYNGTVLSRGFLGDAVEYLLQTPVGPVKGMAAAATARWREGDSVDFALPAGQALLLQA, encoded by the coding sequence ATGAGCTATCTTGAACTACATCAACTGGCGCTCGGCTACGGCAAGAACAAGACCGCCGTCGAACACCTGGACCTGGCGGTGGAGCAGGGTGAACTGATCTCGCTGCTCGGTCCCAGTGGCTGCGGCAAGACCACCACCATGCGCGCCATCGCCGGCCTGATCGACCTGCGTGCCGGCAGCATCATGCTGGACGGCCGCGACATCGGCCGCCTGCCGCCCAACAAGCGCAACATCGGCATGGTGTTCCAGTCGTACGCGCTGTTCCCGCATCTGAACGTATTCGATAACGTCGCCTTCGGCCTGCGTCTGCGCAAGGTCGACGCGGTCACGCTGCGCAGCAAGGTCGAACGCGTCATCGCCGCAGTCGGCCTGAGCGGCTTCGAAACACGGCTGCCGGCGCAGATGTCGGGCGGACAGCAACAGCGCGTGGCGCTGGCGCGGGCCATCGTGATCGAGCCGAAGTTGCTGCTGCTGGATGAACCTCTCTCCAACCTCGACGCCAAACTGCGCGTGCAGATGCGCGCCGAGTTGTGCCGCATCCAGCGCGAACTGGGCATCACTATGCTGTACGTGACGCACGACCAGGAAGAAGCGCTGGCCTTGTCGGATCGCATCGTCGTCATGAACGGCGGCAAGATCGAGCAACTGGACATTCCTGAAAATCTCTTCAACGCGCCGCGCACGCGTTTCGTCGCCAACTTCATGGGTTTTGAAAACCTGTTCGACTATCGCGAAGGCTTCCTCCACGGGGAAGGCGGCAAGCTGCCGTTCGCCGTGGCGCCGCCGGCCGGCACCGTGTGCGCCGGCTGGCGGCCGGAGCGCGTGACGGTCGGGACCGGTCCATACAATGGCACGGTGCTGTCGCGCGGCTTCCTCGGAGATGCGGTGGAATATCTGCTGCAGACACCCGTCGGTCCGGTCAAGGGCATGGCCGCCGCGGCCACGGCGCGCTGGCGCGAAGGCGACAGCGTCGACTTCGCGTTGCCTGCCGGCCAGGCTCTGTTGTTGCAGGCCTGA